One segment of Niallia sp. Man26 DNA contains the following:
- a CDS encoding NAD(P)/FAD-dependent oxidoreductase: MYDTLIIGAGQAGISIGYHLNKLNRNVVILERRSEIGSSWRDRYDSLILFTPRMYNSLPGMKMEGDKHGFPTKDEVANYLMNYVKKFNIPIKLGVEVKSAYKQDGYYLVKTNYKEYMAKNLIVASGAFQTPKIPSFSRKLPEGIFQIHSSQYKNPQQLADGNVLVVGGGNSGAQIAVELSKEKDTYLSHGEKLLYLPLILLKKSIFWWFDKIGLLKQNYNTRLGKFIQSKGDPIFGYDLKHTIRKKKIVIKGRVIDIKEDEIIFKDQSSLRVNNIIWATGFKNPLPWLKVNEIYNKQGEIIHQRGVTNVMGLYFIGLPWQYRRGSSLLQGVGYDAKYIVKHIMSKA, translated from the coding sequence ATGTATGATACTTTAATTATAGGGGCTGGTCAAGCTGGTATTTCTATTGGATATCATTTGAACAAATTAAATCGAAATGTCGTTATTCTTGAAAGGAGGTCAGAAATAGGGTCAAGTTGGAGGGATAGATACGATTCTTTAATTTTATTCACTCCACGTATGTATAATTCTCTTCCGGGAATGAAAATGGAAGGAGATAAACATGGTTTCCCAACAAAAGATGAAGTCGCGAACTATTTAATGAATTACGTCAAGAAGTTTAACATACCAATTAAATTAGGTGTTGAAGTAAAAAGTGCCTATAAACAAGACGGCTATTATTTAGTGAAAACAAATTATAAAGAATATATGGCGAAAAACCTTATAGTTGCTTCTGGAGCTTTTCAAACACCTAAAATTCCGTCTTTCTCAAGAAAATTACCAGAAGGGATATTTCAAATACATTCATCGCAATATAAAAACCCTCAGCAACTTGCAGATGGTAATGTTTTAGTTGTTGGTGGGGGAAATAGCGGTGCTCAGATTGCTGTTGAATTGTCTAAAGAAAAAGATACTTATTTATCACATGGTGAAAAGTTACTGTATTTACCTTTAATATTACTAAAAAAAAGTATTTTTTGGTGGTTTGATAAAATAGGTTTATTAAAACAAAATTATAACACTAGGTTAGGGAAATTCATTCAGAGTAAGGGAGATCCAATATTCGGATACGATTTAAAACATACTATTAGAAAAAAGAAAATAGTTATCAAAGGAAGGGTAATCGATATAAAAGAGGACGAAATTATTTTTAAAGATCAATCATCATTAAGAGTAAACAATATTATATGGGCTACAGGTTTTAAAAATCCATTACCTTGGCTGAAGGTTAATGAAATATATAATAAACAAGGTGAAATAATTCATCAACGGGGTGTCACAAACGTAATGGGATTATATTTTATTGGCTTACCGTGGCAATATAGAAGGGGGTCATCCTTACTTCAAGGAGTTGGATACGATGCAAAATACATTGTAAAACATATTATGAGTAAAGCATAA
- a CDS encoding Na+/H+ antiporter NhaC family protein, with the protein MENWFSIVPFVIAVFVAMTTRQVLVGLGLGLLIGSYSLKPGIFNSLSKMSDYVFIAISDRDNLRIIIFLFVFGGLVGMMQVAGGIKGFAKTVQKRIKTERSALIVAWSTILVTFMDCEFRIMTTGPVMKAAKTSVAITRAKLAYAIDVSTVPVIVLMPVATTYTGYMVSVVGGSLNQLNINRSPYQLFLASIPFNFWALSIVTIGIFAVLTGRYIGKGIDSNNGHNVSEIEEEIHRESIESELEKVEPKAMNLILPLLLLLSSTFYLIWQDGLHKGANSFLDAMQQADATQAMLIALFATVIFSLCLFLLRKEKISELMFHFIDGGNQIIMAIILLVLVWALANMAEDLGFSSFITGTAGTFLSGAFVPVAVFLFGSLIAYFIGSSWGTWGLLMPLAISLAEATDASLPLAVAAVFAAGSFGDFTSPLGETTVTTASVFDLPVVDYAKAKSASSFVALGVSTILFVIAGLFF; encoded by the coding sequence ATGGAAAATTGGTTTTCTATTGTTCCGTTTGTCATCGCCGTATTTGTGGCAATGACAACCCGACAAGTATTAGTTGGTCTAGGATTGGGACTTCTAATTGGCTCATACTCATTAAAACCCGGAATCTTTAACTCTTTGTCTAAAATGAGTGATTATGTGTTTATTGCCATTTCAGATAGAGACAACCTTAGAATCATCATTTTTCTATTTGTTTTCGGAGGGCTTGTTGGTATGATGCAAGTTGCTGGAGGCATTAAAGGATTTGCAAAAACAGTACAGAAGCGAATTAAAACCGAGCGAAGCGCCTTAATCGTTGCATGGTCTACGATTCTCGTCACCTTTATGGATTGCGAGTTTAGGATTATGACTACTGGACCAGTTATGAAGGCTGCAAAAACATCCGTTGCCATTACGAGGGCAAAGCTTGCATATGCAATCGACGTTTCCACCGTTCCAGTAATTGTCCTAATGCCTGTGGCCACAACTTACACTGGATATATGGTTTCTGTTGTAGGAGGTTCGTTAAATCAATTAAATATTAACCGATCTCCTTATCAGCTTTTTTTAGCAAGTATCCCTTTTAATTTTTGGGCTTTGTCAATAGTGACAATCGGTATATTTGCAGTACTGACAGGGCGATATATTGGAAAAGGAATTGATTCAAATAATGGTCATAACGTGTCTGAAATTGAAGAAGAGATTCACAGGGAAAGTATTGAATCCGAATTAGAAAAGGTAGAACCAAAAGCGATGAACCTTATTTTACCTTTACTTTTACTTCTATCTAGCACATTTTATCTAATATGGCAAGATGGTTTACATAAGGGAGCAAACTCGTTCTTAGATGCAATGCAACAAGCTGATGCAACGCAAGCAATGTTAATTGCCCTTTTTGCGACAGTCATTTTTTCTTTATGTTTGTTCCTTCTACGAAAGGAAAAAATCTCTGAATTAATGTTTCATTTCATTGATGGCGGAAACCAAATAATAATGGCTATCATACTATTAGTACTCGTTTGGGCACTTGCAAATATGGCGGAAGACCTTGGGTTTTCCAGCTTCATAACAGGAACAGCAGGAACCTTTTTGTCAGGGGCTTTTGTACCGGTAGCAGTTTTTTTATTTGGTTCGCTTATAGCTTATTTTATAGGTTCATCTTGGGGTACATGGGGTCTTTTAATGCCTCTAGCAATTTCATTAGCAGAAGCTACCGATGCTTCACTGCCACTGGCGGTGGCAGCAGTGTTTGCCGCAGGATCCTTTGGTGACTTCACTTCGCCCTTAGGAGAGACAACCGTCACTACTGCTTCAGTTTTTGATTTGCCCGTTGTTGATTATGCTAAGGCCAAATCCGCTTCCTCTTTCGTAGCATTGGGTGTCTCAACTATTTTGTTTGTAATTGCCGGCTTATTTTTTTAA
- a CDS encoding cell wall hydrolase: MYERSNGYYAFSPVQNGKIKNNPTTVEYRVVDEAVAYRGKGSRSLYFYNPKTAKSEWILIKEVTVRIGNHSFAK, from the coding sequence ATATATGAACGTTCTAATGGATATTATGCTTTTTCGCCAGTTCAAAATGGGAAAATAAAGAATAACCCAACTACGGTAGAATATAGAGTAGTAGATGAGGCAGTAGCATATAGAGGGAAAGGGAGTAGATCCCTGTATTTTTACAATCCCAAAACAGCAAAAAGTGAGTGGATTCTAATTAAAGAAGTAACGGTGAGAATTGGAAATCATTCTTTTGCAAAGTAA
- a CDS encoding ArsR family transcriptional regulator, with product MKRDINSLLSDENIKGLSRVCKVLTNPTRIKILSLIYKKELTINQISDRLKMSNSMISNQVNYLTNVKYIECRKGSENFYRHDDEELIITINQLLKQAN from the coding sequence ATGAAAAGAGATATCAACTCTTTGTTATCTGACGAAAATATAAAGGGACTTTCACGTGTTTGTAAAGTACTTACAAATCCAACAAGAATAAAAATATTATCTTTGATATATAAAAAAGAGTTAACAATAAATCAGATTTCTGACAGACTGAAAATGTCTAATTCTATGATATCTAATCAAGTAAACTATTTAACAAATGTAAAATATATTGAGTGTAGAAAAGGGTCAGAGAATTTTTATAGACATGACGACGAAGAACTAATTATTACAATAAATCAATTATTAAAACAAGCAAATTAA
- a CDS encoding cation diffusion facilitator family transporter: protein MEKSHASAKNIKLAFGINLLFSLLEFIGGFLINSVAIMSDAVHDLGDSLSLGLSWFLQKFSNKKGDQQFSFGYKRFSLLGALINSLVLIGGSVFIISKAVPLLFNPVHSNAQGMFWFAIVGVLLNGFAAFRLHKGNSINEGVISWHMIEDVLGWAAVLMVSIVLLFKDIHILDPILSLAIALFILINVVRNLIKTMKILLEGVPNGVNIKEIQSKIERIQGVVSVSSLHIWSIDGEETALNAHLCVTGNRLSDCEVIKKSVRDVTSDLNITHSTIELEWKNQ, encoded by the coding sequence ATGGAAAAATCTCATGCGTCTGCAAAAAATATTAAATTGGCCTTTGGGATTAATCTTCTTTTTTCATTATTAGAATTTATTGGCGGCTTTTTGATTAACAGTGTTGCTATTATGTCGGATGCTGTTCATGATTTAGGAGACTCTCTTTCGTTGGGGCTCTCATGGTTTCTCCAAAAATTTTCTAATAAGAAAGGGGATCAACAATTTTCTTTTGGCTATAAGCGATTCTCTCTCCTTGGTGCATTAATTAATTCTTTGGTTTTAATTGGGGGATCCGTCTTTATTATTTCTAAAGCCGTTCCTCTGTTGTTTAATCCGGTACATTCCAATGCGCAGGGAATGTTTTGGTTTGCCATTGTAGGAGTACTCTTAAATGGATTTGCCGCTTTTCGGCTGCACAAGGGGAACTCCATCAACGAAGGTGTTATTTCCTGGCATATGATAGAAGACGTTTTAGGTTGGGCAGCTGTTTTAATGGTCAGTATTGTTTTGTTGTTTAAGGATATTCATATTCTTGATCCGATTTTGTCTCTTGCGATAGCCTTGTTTATTTTAATTAATGTTGTACGAAATTTGATTAAAACCATGAAGATACTCTTAGAAGGTGTACCAAATGGCGTTAATATAAAAGAAATTCAATCGAAAATTGAAAGGATACAGGGGGTTGTTTCGGTTTCTTCATTGCATATCTGGTCCATCGATGGAGAAGAAACTGCCTTAAATGCACACCTTTGTGTCACAGGAAACCGCCTGAGTGATTGTGAGGTAATTAAGAAGTCTGTACGGGACGTCACTTCTGACCTGAACATTACCCATTCAACAATTGAACTGGAATGGAAAAATCAATAA
- a CDS encoding cytochrome ubiquinol oxidase subunit I, whose amino-acid sequence MEFDTVTISRLITAMTLIFHIVFATLGVGVPLFISLAEFIGIKKKDKHYELLAKRWSRGFVISVAIGVVTGTAIALQLSLVWPNFMELAGNVIALPLFMEVFAFFFEAIFLGIYLYTWDRFKGKYTHWLLSLPVIIGAGMSAVFISTVNSFMNSPDGFTMVNGEFTAVNPLQAMLNPSTPTRVFHVLGGSYLTVAAILAALAAFALLKKKGAAEYHKKALKMTVISMVVFSLLTALGGDLSAKYLAKYQSEKLAAAEWHFETEGNADLVLFGWLNEDNEVVGAIRIPGFLSFLANGDFTSEVIGLEETPEGERPPLIIHYLFDLMVSIGLFLLGVSSLYLVLSRFKRWDVHNKFILWLLALGGPLAMLAVEFGWVFAELGRQPWILRGYMTVEEAATKSPYIVHMFFLFLALYLVLGTLFVLTLRKLFKDKPVELELEKYYPELNKGDKK is encoded by the coding sequence ATGGAGTTTGATACAGTTACAATAAGTAGATTAATTACCGCTATGACACTAATTTTTCATATTGTTTTTGCTACTTTAGGCGTAGGTGTACCATTATTTATTTCGTTAGCTGAATTTATTGGTATTAAGAAGAAAGACAAACATTATGAATTATTAGCTAAACGTTGGTCCAGAGGTTTTGTGATATCTGTAGCTATTGGGGTGGTTACGGGAACGGCTATAGCCCTACAGTTATCTTTAGTTTGGCCAAACTTTATGGAGCTTGCCGGCAATGTGATTGCATTGCCGCTGTTTATGGAAGTCTTTGCATTTTTCTTTGAAGCAATTTTCCTGGGGATTTATTTATATACTTGGGATCGATTTAAAGGGAAATATACACACTGGTTATTATCTTTACCTGTCATTATCGGTGCAGGTATGTCGGCGGTATTCATTAGTACAGTGAATTCGTTTATGAATTCACCAGACGGATTTACCATGGTGAATGGTGAGTTTACTGCAGTAAATCCATTGCAAGCCATGTTAAACCCATCAACTCCCACAAGAGTCTTTCACGTCTTAGGAGGTTCATATTTAACAGTTGCTGCAATTTTAGCTGCCCTTGCTGCGTTTGCACTCTTAAAAAAGAAAGGTGCTGCAGAATATCATAAGAAAGCATTAAAAATGACTGTTATTTCTATGGTTGTGTTCTCTTTGCTAACTGCATTAGGTGGAGATTTGTCAGCAAAATACCTAGCCAAGTACCAGTCAGAAAAATTAGCAGCTGCAGAGTGGCACTTTGAAACAGAGGGTAATGCTGATCTTGTTCTTTTCGGATGGTTAAATGAAGATAATGAAGTAGTTGGGGCGATCCGAATTCCAGGTTTTTTAAGCTTTTTAGCAAATGGTGATTTTACGAGTGAGGTAATAGGGCTTGAGGAAACACCAGAAGGAGAACGACCACCATTAATCATTCACTATTTGTTTGATTTGATGGTTTCGATTGGATTATTCTTATTAGGGGTTTCGTCCTTGTATCTAGTATTAAGTAGATTTAAACGATGGGATGTCCACAACAAGTTTATATTATGGTTACTCGCTTTAGGTGGTCCACTTGCGATGTTAGCAGTCGAATTTGGCTGGGTATTTGCAGAGCTGGGCAGACAGCCATGGATTTTAAGAGGATATATGACAGTGGAAGAGGCAGCAACTAAATCTCCCTATATTGTTCACATGTTTTTCTTATTTTTAGCACTATACTTAGTGCTTGGAACCCTATTTGTCCTTACTTTAAGGAAATTATTTAAAGATAAGCCTGTGGAACTCGAATTAGAGAAATACTACCCTGAACTTAATAAGGGGGATAAAAAATGA
- a CDS encoding cytochrome d ubiquinol oxidase subunit II, with the protein MSYEVIGISVLWIFLYGYLIVASIDFGAGFFAYYAKVTKQDHIINKIISRYLSPVWEVTNVFLVFFFVGIVGFFPSTAYYYGSALLVPASFAIILIAIRGSFYAFENYGSKQSNIYMFLYGATGLFIPASLSVALTISEGGFITEQNGHVSLKYFELFTSPLAWSIVGLAIVSVLFISASFITYYASRANDIPALHLVRKWALFWATPTIIMALTTMIALSQRNQQNYENMIDLWWVFGLSMAFFLIAISLLYIGKYYGVAFIAIMLQFLFAFFGYGMAKFPYLLYPQISIENSVTNPSMGIALIVAFIAGLLLLVPSLILLMRLFLFDADYAKGKK; encoded by the coding sequence ATGAGCTATGAAGTAATTGGGATTAGTGTATTATGGATATTTTTATATGGATATCTAATAGTGGCATCCATAGATTTCGGTGCAGGCTTTTTCGCTTACTATGCAAAAGTTACGAAACAAGATCACATTATCAATAAAATTATTTCACGTTATTTATCTCCAGTTTGGGAGGTAACAAATGTATTTTTAGTATTCTTTTTTGTTGGTATTGTTGGATTCTTTCCATCAACAGCCTATTACTATGGATCAGCATTACTTGTACCCGCAAGTTTTGCCATCATTTTGATAGCTATTCGCGGTTCCTTTTATGCTTTTGAAAATTATGGGTCAAAACAAAGTAATATTTATATGTTTCTATATGGTGCAACAGGGCTATTTATCCCAGCCTCTCTATCGGTTGCCTTAACGATTTCTGAGGGCGGATTCATTACAGAACAAAATGGACACGTATCATTAAAATACTTTGAGTTATTTACTAGTCCATTAGCTTGGAGCATTGTTGGTTTGGCTATTGTCTCTGTCCTGTTTATTAGTGCGAGCTTTATAACGTACTATGCATCAAGAGCAAATGATATACCGGCACTTCATTTAGTAAGAAAATGGGCACTTTTTTGGGCAACACCAACCATTATTATGGCACTTACAACCATGATAGCTTTAAGTCAGCGCAATCAGCAAAATTACGAAAATATGATTGATTTATGGTGGGTTTTTGGTCTATCGATGGCATTTTTCTTAATTGCGATTAGTCTATTGTATATTGGCAAGTATTATGGTGTTGCTTTTATAGCGATTATGCTGCAATTTCTTTTTGCCTTTTTTGGATACGGCATGGCCAAGTTTCCATATTTACTATATCCGCAAATCAGTATAGAAAATAGTGTTACAAATCCTTCGATGGGAATTGCACTTATTGTTGCATTTATAGCTGGACTGCTATTATTAGTTCCTTCCCTGATTTTGTTAATGCGTCTGTTCTTATTTGATGCAGATTACGCGAAGGGTAAAAAATAA
- a CDS encoding SAM-dependent methyltransferase, translated as MKNFTKDLSLQILKNEISVEKLLTQYPEYKGDVLKEINAIINSKDSNLINTIIEKYTLNAKIASKKIAKSGYNEKTLNAFMPNIIKARFAIFLLQRLIFASSTNKIKNKTRLNIWDGFILQKLLFEKDLIRKPVSLGLFTFFWKFIVNKKVLLPLVNERGIYCFYTKQLINNLSTILDGKYCVEIAAGDGTLTKFLKDKNINCIATDDFSWDYFINYPDFVEKANAKAALNKYNPEVVLCSWPVPNNSYEKHVFKTKSVELYIVIGTKKPKITGDYDAYYNAASENFTMELDERLSSLILPPSEDNAVYLFRRKNNFS; from the coding sequence ATGAAAAACTTTACAAAGGACTTATCACTACAAATTCTAAAAAATGAGATTAGTGTAGAAAAACTTTTGACTCAATATCCGGAATATAAAGGAGATGTTTTAAAGGAGATAAATGCCATAATAAATTCAAAAGATTCTAATTTAATTAACACAATAATTGAAAAATACACTTTAAATGCAAAAATAGCTAGTAAAAAAATTGCAAAGAGTGGGTATAACGAAAAAACATTAAATGCCTTTATGCCAAATATAATCAAAGCCCGATTTGCCATATTTTTGTTACAAAGGCTTATCTTCGCTTCTTCTACAAATAAAATAAAAAACAAAACACGGTTAAATATATGGGACGGATTTATTTTACAGAAGCTCCTATTTGAAAAAGATTTAATAAGGAAACCAGTCTCATTAGGTTTATTTACGTTCTTTTGGAAATTCATTGTAAATAAAAAAGTTTTACTACCTCTTGTGAATGAGAGAGGAATTTATTGTTTTTATACAAAACAATTAATTAATAATCTCTCAACTATATTAGACGGTAAATATTGTGTAGAGATTGCAGCAGGGGATGGTACATTAACTAAGTTTTTGAAAGACAAAAATATTAACTGCATAGCCACAGATGACTTTAGTTGGGATTATTTTATAAACTATCCCGATTTTGTTGAAAAAGCAAATGCAAAAGCTGCTCTTAATAAATACAATCCAGAAGTTGTCCTATGTTCGTGGCCCGTTCCTAATAATTCATATGAGAAACACGTTTTTAAAACTAAATCAGTTGAATTATATATTGTAATTGGTACAAAAAAACCTAAAATTACTGGCGATTATGATGCCTATTATAACGCTGCGTCTGAAAACTTCACTATGGAACTAGATGAACGATTGTCTTCTCTCATTTTACCACCATCGGAAGATAATGCTGTTTATCTCTTTCGCCGAAAGAACAACTTTAGCTAA
- a CDS encoding cation diffusion facilitator family transporter gives MGHGHDHSHNHASGTNKKVLLISFSIITIYMVIEAFGGFLTNSLALISDAGHMLSDSISLMIALIAFKLAERTASHSKTFGYKRFEIIAAVINGVTLLLISLFIFYEAIDRFANPPEVATTGMLLISFIGLLVNILVAWIMLRSGDTEHNLNMRGAYLHVISDMLGSLGAIIAALLIMFFGWGWADPLASVIVALLILRSGYYVTKDAIHVLMEGTPKNIDVKDIITTIEGTKGIIKIHDLHIWTITSGLNALSCHAVVDSKLTIAEGEIILRDIEHELEHKGITHVTIQLETSEHNHENEVLCQVKNEPMHDHQH, from the coding sequence ATGGGACACGGACATGACCATTCCCATAATCATGCAAGTGGGACAAATAAAAAAGTTTTATTGATTTCTTTTAGTATTATTACTATTTATATGGTTATTGAGGCATTTGGAGGATTTTTAACAAACAGCTTAGCGTTAATATCAGATGCAGGCCATATGTTAAGTGATTCTATCTCTTTAATGATTGCTCTTATCGCATTTAAATTAGCTGAAAGAACGGCAAGTCATAGTAAGACATTCGGTTATAAACGCTTTGAAATTATTGCTGCAGTAATAAATGGAGTAACATTATTACTGATCTCTCTTTTTATATTTTATGAAGCAATTGATCGGTTTGCTAACCCACCTGAAGTTGCTACAACAGGAATGCTGTTAATCAGTTTTATCGGGTTATTGGTCAATATACTGGTTGCTTGGATAATGTTGCGTAGCGGTGATACGGAACATAACTTAAATATGCGAGGGGCGTATTTACATGTCATTAGTGACATGCTTGGTTCATTAGGAGCAATAATTGCTGCTTTATTAATAATGTTTTTTGGTTGGGGGTGGGCTGACCCTCTTGCTAGTGTAATTGTGGCACTACTTATCCTAAGAAGTGGCTATTATGTTACTAAGGATGCTATCCATGTATTAATGGAGGGAACTCCTAAAAATATAGATGTTAAAGATATCATTACAACAATTGAGGGGACAAAGGGTATTATTAAAATCCATGATTTACACATATGGACGATTACTAGTGGATTGAATGCACTTTCTTGCCATGCTGTTGTAGACAGTAAATTAACTATTGCAGAAGGCGAAATTATTCTACGTGATATTGAACATGAACTTGAGCATAAAGGAATTACCCATGTAACAATTCAATTGGAAACTAGCGAGCATAACCATGAAAATGAGGTCTTATGCCAAGTGAAAAATGAACCTATGCATGATCATCAACATTAA
- a CDS encoding YwmB family TATA-box binding protein: MKKLILLFCFFLLITLTTNEAKAFYQDNELSQITQIAKQNNIFINNWSMYIKEPIRKYSDMKDLDRTIDDIKDTEKDYSWSKKKFVKDYYKIEGKKKTSIADLEEKVLIIIYSQSGKYNLSVTYDIKGKWDETKWPAIFNMYKNKIEDYSAFYTVQGTKNINQSLYTEASKLLTNFSGEEIQSLNETKFVSLSAYTKRWENKLPLGDNQYMNLHIAYRETSESTNQVKVTIGTPIITSEY; the protein is encoded by the coding sequence ATGAAAAAATTAATTCTATTATTTTGTTTTTTCTTATTAATAACTTTAACAACAAATGAAGCTAAAGCTTTTTACCAAGATAATGAATTAAGTCAAATTACACAAATTGCAAAGCAAAACAATATATTTATTAATAATTGGTCTATGTATATTAAAGAACCTATTAGGAAATATTCTGATATGAAAGATCTTGATAGGACAATAGATGATATTAAAGACACTGAAAAAGATTATAGTTGGTCAAAAAAGAAATTTGTGAAAGATTACTATAAAATTGAAGGCAAGAAAAAAACTTCTATTGCAGACCTAGAGGAGAAAGTTCTAATCATTATATACTCACAGAGCGGTAAGTATAATTTAAGTGTCACCTATGATATAAAGGGCAAATGGGATGAAACTAAATGGCCAGCAATCTTCAATATGTATAAGAATAAAATAGAGGATTATTCGGCGTTTTATACCGTCCAAGGAACAAAAAATATTAATCAATCTTTGTATACTGAAGCATCTAAACTATTAACTAATTTTTCAGGAGAAGAAATACAAAGTCTAAATGAAACAAAATTCGTTTCTCTATCCGCATATACGAAACGCTGGGAGAATAAACTCCCTCTTGGTGATAACCAATACATGAACCTCCATATTGCATACAGAGAAACTAGTGAATCTACGAATCAAGTAAAAGTAACAATTGGAACACCTATTATCACTTCCGAGTATTAA
- a CDS encoding C39 family peptidase, producing the protein MQFQFIVLIMISLLCISILIILLVKRTKLVIISLISLYLIIILSLFSIDNKKVNEILRKEIAIDISIPKSLLKQTRENPKELNNKDNEVDTISNLELIKDDILIDAPIIKQFPELPRGCEVTSLAMFLQYYQVETDKMELAKNIKRDSTPLTTQNGKIHWGDPNQGYIGDMYSYNNPGYGVYHRPIMELAEEYLPNKIENLTGKQFEELKLYLSNDRPVWIITNTSYKKLPNTSFEEWETPNGKVEITYKEHSVLITGYDNSFVFFNDPISGEKNKKVQLGPFIDAWKQMGSQALSLKLN; encoded by the coding sequence ATGCAATTTCAGTTTATTGTCTTGATTATGATAAGTTTGTTGTGTATAAGTATTTTAATAATATTGCTTGTGAAAAGAACCAAATTAGTTATAATTTCACTTATTTCTTTGTATTTAATCATAATATTGTCTTTATTTAGTATTGATAATAAGAAAGTCAATGAAATTTTACGCAAAGAAATAGCGATAGATATTTCTATACCGAAGTCTTTGTTGAAACAGACAAGGGAAAACCCTAAAGAACTAAATAACAAAGATAATGAAGTAGATACAATATCTAATTTAGAACTAATTAAGGATGACATTTTAATAGATGCACCTATAATAAAGCAATTTCCAGAGTTGCCTAGGGGCTGTGAAGTAACTAGTTTAGCAATGTTTTTACAATATTATCAAGTTGAAACAGATAAAATGGAACTTGCTAAAAACATAAAAAGGGATTCAACTCCTTTAACAACTCAAAATGGAAAGATACATTGGGGAGATCCAAATCAAGGATATATTGGAGACATGTATTCGTATAACAATCCAGGATATGGGGTTTATCATAGACCTATAATGGAGTTGGCAGAAGAGTATCTACCAAACAAAATAGAAAATTTAACAGGAAAACAGTTTGAGGAATTAAAATTATATCTTTCAAATGACAGACCTGTTTGGATAATTACTAACACAAGTTATAAAAAATTGCCTAATACCTCTTTTGAGGAATGGGAGACACCAAATGGAAAAGTTGAAATAACGTATAAAGAACATTCTGTGCTAATTACAGGGTATGATAATTCTTTCGTATTCTTTAATGATCCCATTAGTGGTGAAAAGAACAAAAAAGTACAATTAGGACCATTTATAGATGCTTGGAAACAAATGGGGAGCCAAGCCCTTTCATTAAAGTTAAACTAA
- a CDS encoding GNAT family N-acetyltransferase has protein sequence MACNERPIDYEEVIKLYRNSELLEERVFQDKEDKLNKVLTLGAWKDESLIGLVRAVSDGNSRAYIEDIVIHSLYRKEGLGIKLVSTVLKELSCNHFILRRKYNTLL, from the coding sequence ATGGCATGTAATGAAAGACCAATTGATTACGAAGAAGTTATCAAACTTTATAGGAATTCGGAGTTGTTAGAGGAGAGAGTATTTCAAGATAAAGAGGATAAATTAAATAAAGTACTGACCCTTGGTGCTTGGAAGGACGAATCTTTGATTGGCTTAGTAAGAGCAGTGTCAGATGGGAACTCTAGAGCCTATATAGAAGATATAGTTATTCATAGTTTATATCGGAAGGAAGGTTTAGGAATTAAATTGGTTTCAACAGTGTTAAAAGAACTTTCATGTAACCATTTTATATTGCGAAGGAAATATAATACTCTTCTATGA